One window of Microcoleus vaginatus PCC 9802 genomic DNA carries:
- a CDS encoding CHAT domain-containing protein: MKNANLKIKKVGLFICPFSLLIFNTFAQAQPIVPAADGTGTVVTPSGNRYDINGGSLSGDGANLFHSFGQFGLNEGQIANFLTNSAIQNILARIAGGDASLINGLITVTGGNSNLFLINPAGIMFGPNASLNVPAAFTATTATGVGFGSNWFNAAGTNNFSALVGTPNAFYFGAGVPGSIVNAGNLVVTPGQNLALLGGTVVSTGQLSAPGGQITVAAVAGAQVLRISQPGHLLSLEIATGGNFGNSQQTLNPVSLPQLLTGTGQNQAAGVAVADDGSVRLVGSGLQVNSGDVAIAANVSGLPQLNAGSANLWAAENLTLAGARLQTTGDLTLLGGDAVRVRDSAQNPFLAQAGGNLYIQGDRTIDILTQNAIGGLSLPPQFQSGGNLSLVSNGVISGDSHFVSGGNFSIRNLSGMPGNFVSLFDPIISSEGDVFFGDYTGVSLKVEAKGSIVAEDITITGPDSALGRENGNPDDPDVAILTSSPALILRAGVQDLANFPNFTTDSLGDDSLLFTNPLLSSNLIFVENISAGGPVIFSAPGSIATRDINGGQINIESREAGVLVGGRLTSSSTINIQANDNIILTSDISRADINGSISLNTVRGNIVTGSIDTGTSGAIELRAFGNVNFGTLQGSNVEITSNSGALGVLTDANIIVPNTTPVNITATENINLTAFRDLTVGNLTAATVNARSSNGSVNTSAIATSGDVRIRAGQEINTGGISVNSVVTNPVNSLIPTVNLDAQINMNVASINAGSGTINLRASSDLNAGSLQGGDVEVNSAQGNIAIGNTTSLGNINIIGSGNVNSGDVRGVGVNINSNTGSINIDTATATENTVNLTALLNVNSRDVRGVGVNINSNAGSINIGNIDATTGNVNLTSSGNVNSRDLGGVRVNVTSNTGSINIGNTDATTGNVNLTAPLDVNSRDLQGVAVDVTSSTGTVSTGNISAAESVGILAGNQIAIGRINVNPVVSVDRTSTVNLNAQNDISVASINAPGGNVELTTPGLVRVTGTFDQNGTPLSVSTLGGTQPGTVTIRHGGGDVNPPIPFAVGDATTNGTAGAIASNPVGTITQGRSFINSYTQGNSAIVTTNQPTPPTPPTPPTPPTPPTPPTPPTPPTPPTPPTPPTPPTPPTPPTPPTPPTPPTPSDFNNPKSPPTLPRDRPAFDRARSLFPEPNQPFSREQRENQNRISRDIGKPGERMLPERMQSPRELRNFINSNIRDSVIQSAFRGDIGKNLEAGKISEALSLLDKSFSQEFREYFGINISDELVSPEEIQKKLASVGAETGTKPSLIYLFSQPEELNLMLINSCGEVVHKSVPSANRQELLKVVTQFRDEITKPGVRATTSYLPSSQQLYKWMIAPLEDSLKNCQTDTISFVVDRGLRGMPFAALHDGQQFLVEKYNLSLMPSINLTDTRYVDLRNSQVLAMGASEFSELNPLPAVPTEIAAISREWPGVSFLNEDFTVDNLKRQHQSRPFGVIHLATHGEFRPGAPNNSFIQFWNSRLRLDQLRDLRLNDPQVNMLVLSACRTAVGDAQAELGFGGLALQAGVQTALGSLWYVSDEGTLGLMSEFYQQLKTARIKGAALRQAQIAMLRGDVRLEGGRLRGSSRGEGVELPTSLQGFADLKLSHPYYWSAFVMIGSPW; encoded by the coding sequence ATGAAAAATGCCAACTTAAAGATTAAAAAGGTCGGGCTATTTATTTGTCCCTTTTCTTTGTTAATTTTTAATACTTTCGCGCAAGCACAGCCCATAGTCCCTGCTGCTGACGGTACGGGTACTGTTGTCACCCCCAGCGGCAACCGCTATGATATCAACGGCGGCAGTTTGTCTGGAGACGGCGCGAATCTTTTTCACAGTTTTGGGCAGTTTGGCTTGAATGAAGGTCAAATTGCTAATTTTCTGACTAATTCGGCTATTCAGAATATATTAGCTCGAATTGCGGGCGGGGACGCTTCGCTAATTAACGGTTTAATTACTGTCACGGGCGGCAATTCTAATCTTTTTCTAATTAATCCTGCGGGGATTATGTTTGGCCCCAACGCGAGTTTGAATGTGCCGGCGGCTTTTACTGCAACTACTGCAACTGGTGTCGGTTTTGGTTCAAATTGGTTTAATGCTGCGGGTACAAATAATTTTAGCGCCCTGGTGGGTACGCCAAATGCTTTTTATTTTGGTGCGGGTGTACCGGGCAGTATTGTTAATGCTGGCAATTTAGTTGTGACTCCGGGGCAAAATTTGGCTTTGCTTGGCGGTACGGTTGTTAGTACGGGGCAGTTGTCGGCCCCAGGCGGACAAATTACTGTTGCTGCTGTTGCGGGAGCTCAGGTTCTCCGCATTAGTCAACCAGGGCATTTGTTGAGTTTGGAAATAGCAACTGGCGGGAATTTTGGCAATTCTCAACAGACCTTGAATCCTGTTTCTTTGCCGCAGTTGCTGACAGGTACGGGTCAAAATCAGGCGGCGGGTGTTGCGGTTGCTGATGACGGTTCTGTGCGGCTTGTGGGTTCTGGTTTGCAGGTGAATTCTGGGGATGTGGCGATTGCTGCTAATGTGTCTGGGCTGCCGCAGTTGAATGCCGGAAGCGCGAATTTATGGGCTGCGGAAAATCTCACGTTAGCAGGCGCTAGGCTGCAAACTACGGGGGATTTGACTTTGCTGGGTGGGGATGCGGTGCGGGTCAGGGACAGCGCCCAAAATCCTTTTTTGGCGCAGGCTGGGGGGAATTTATACATTCAGGGCGATCGCACTATTGATATTCTCACTCAAAATGCGATCGGCGGCTTATCTCTTCCCCCGCAATTCCAAAGCGGCGGCAATTTGAGTTTGGTTAGCAACGGCGTTATTTCGGGGGATTCCCACTTTGTTTCTGGTGGCAATTTTTCGATTCGCAATTTGTCGGGAATGCCGGGAAACTTTGTCAGTTTATTTGACCCGATTATCAGTTCGGAAGGAGATGTTTTCTTTGGAGATTATACTGGTGTTTCGCTGAAAGTCGAGGCGAAGGGGAGCATTGTTGCCGAGGATATTACAATTACCGGTCCCGATAGTGCATTGGGTAGGGAAAATGGGAATCCCGACGATCCAGATGTTGCTATTTTAACCAGCAGTCCGGCCTTGATTCTGCGGGCTGGAGTGCAAGATTTGGCAAATTTTCCTAATTTTACTACAGACAGTTTAGGAGATGATTCACTATTATTTACAAATCCACTTTTATCTAGCAATTTGATTTTTGTTGAAAATATTTCGGCAGGCGGGCCTGTAATTTTTTCAGCGCCGGGAAGTATCGCCACTAGAGATATTAATGGCGGTCAAATTAATATCGAAAGCAGGGAAGCCGGAGTGCTAGTTGGGGGCAGATTAACGTCTAGTTCTACAATTAATATTCAAGCTAATGACAATATTATATTGACAAGTGACATTTCTCGTGCTGATATCAACGGCAGTATTAGTCTGAATACTGTTCGGGGTAATATCGTCACAGGATCGATCGATACTGGGACTTCCGGGGCGATCGAACTCAGAGCTTTTGGCAATGTGAATTTTGGGACTTTGCAGGGATCTAATGTTGAGATTACCAGTAACTCCGGGGCATTGGGAGTTTTGACTGATGCCAATATCATTGTGCCTAATACTACACCTGTCAATATTACAGCAACTGAGAATATCAATTTGACAGCTTTTAGGGACTTAACAGTAGGTAATCTCACCGCTGCGACTGTCAATGCTAGGAGCAGCAATGGGAGTGTTAATACGAGTGCGATCGCTACTTCTGGAGATGTCAGAATTCGAGCGGGACAGGAAATCAACACAGGGGGAATAAGTGTTAATTCTGTGGTCACAAATCCAGTTAATTCCCTCATTCCTACAGTAAATTTGGATGCACAAATTAATATGAATGTTGCATCGATTAACGCTGGCAGTGGCACTATTAATTTGAGAGCATCCAGCGATTTAAATGCAGGGAGTTTGCAAGGTGGAGACGTTGAAGTCAATAGCGCTCAGGGAAATATTGCGATCGGTAATACTACATCTCTTGGGAATATTAATATAATTGGTTCGGGGAATGTAAATTCCGGGGATGTGCGGGGAGTTGGAGTTAATATAAATAGCAATACGGGAAGTATTAATATTGACACCGCTACAGCAACAGAAAATACTGTCAATTTAACAGCGCTGCTCAATGTAAATTCCCGAGATGTGCGGGGAGTTGGAGTTAATATAAACAGCAATGCGGGAAGTATTAATATTGGCAATATCGACGCCACAACAGGAAATGTCAATTTGACAAGTTCTGGCAATGTAAATTCCCGAGATTTGGGGGGAGTTAGAGTTAATGTAACTAGCAATACGGGAAGTATTAATATTGGCAATACGGACGCTACAACAGGAAATGTCAATTTAACCGCGCCGCTCGATGTAAATTCACGAGACTTGCAGGGAGTGGCAGTTGATGTCACTAGCAGCACGGGAACAGTCAGCACTGGTAATATAAGTGCTGCCGAAAGTGTCGGAATTTTAGCGGGGAACCAAATCGCAATTGGGCGAATAAATGTTAATCCTGTTGTTAGTGTTGATCGCACTTCTACAGTAAATCTTAACGCTCAAAATGATATCAGTGTTGCATCGATCAATGCTCCGGGCGGTAATGTTGAGCTCACAACTCCGGGTTTAGTTCGAGTGACGGGTACTTTTGACCAAAACGGCACTCCTCTTAGCGTCTCGACTCTTGGTGGCACTCAACCGGGTACAGTTACGATCCGCCACGGCGGCGGCGATGTCAATCCGCCGATACCTTTTGCGGTGGGAGATGCGACGACTAACGGTACTGCTGGGGCGATCGCCAGTAATCCTGTGGGTACGATTACTCAGGGCCGATCTTTCATCAATTCTTACACTCAAGGCAATAGTGCGATCGTCACTACCAACCAACCTACTCCTCCTACTCCTCCTACTCCTCCTACTCCTCCTACTCCTCCTACTCCTCCTACTCCTCCTACTCCTCCTACTCCTCCTACTCCTCCTACTCCTCCTACTCCTCCTACTCCTCCTACTCCTCCTACTCCTCCTACTCCTCCTACTCCTCCTACTCCCTCTGATTTCAATAATCCAAAATCGCCGCCAACATTACCAAGGGATAGACCGGCATTCGATAGAGCGCGATCGCTTTTCCCCGAGCCCAACCAACCCTTTAGTCGCGAACAGCGAGAGAACCAAAACAGAATATCGCGAGATATAGGAAAACCCGGAGAAAGGATGCTGCCCGAAAGAATGCAATCTCCCAGAGAACTGAGAAATTTCATCAATTCAAATATCAGAGATTCCGTTATTCAGTCAGCATTTCGCGGCGACATCGGCAAGAACTTGGAGGCCGGGAAAATATCGGAAGCTTTGTCTCTGCTGGACAAATCTTTCAGCCAAGAATTCCGGGAATATTTCGGCATCAACATCAGCGACGAGTTGGTATCCCCAGAGGAAATTCAAAAAAAGTTAGCATCGGTGGGCGCAGAAACGGGCACGAAACCCAGCTTAATTTATCTGTTCTCGCAGCCGGAAGAATTAAATTTAATGCTAATAAATTCTTGCGGTGAAGTGGTTCACAAAAGTGTGCCGTCAGCGAACCGACAAGAACTGCTGAAAGTGGTCACTCAGTTCAGGGATGAGATTACCAAACCGGGGGTGCGGGCTACTACGAGTTATCTACCATCTTCCCAACAGCTTTATAAGTGGATGATTGCGCCTTTAGAGGACAGTTTGAAAAACTGCCAAACGGATACTATTTCCTTTGTTGTCGATCGAGGTTTGAGAGGTATGCCCTTTGCTGCTTTGCACGACGGACAGCAATTTTTGGTGGAAAAGTACAATCTCAGCCTGATGCCCAGCATTAATTTAACAGATACTCGCTACGTCGATCTCAGAAATTCTCAAGTTTTAGCAATGGGTGCTTCGGAATTTTCAGAGTTGAATCCTTTGCCTGCAGTTCCTACTGAAATAGCCGCTATTTCCAGAGAGTGGCCGGGAGTTAGTTTTCTGAATGAGGATTTCACTGTGGATAATTTGAAGCGACAGCATCAAAGCCGACCTTTTGGGGTTATTCACTTAGCTACTCACGGCGAATTTCGACCTGGAGCACCGAATAATTCTTTTATTCAGTTTTGGAATAGTCGGCTGCGACTGGATCAATTGCGGGATTTGAGATTGAATGATCCGCAGGTGAATATGTTAGTTTTAAGTGCTTGTCGGACTGCGGTGGGAGATGCACAGGCGGAGTTGGGTTTCGGGGGTTTGGCGCTGCAAGCGGGGGTGCAAACGGCTTTGGGGAGTTTGTGGTACGTGAGTGATGAAGGTACTTTGGGATTGATGAGTGAGTTTTACCAGCAGTTGAAGACGGCGCGAATTAAGGGGGCGGCGCTGCGACAAGCGCAAATTGCGATGTTGCGGGGGGATGTGCGTTTGGAGGGTGGCCGATTGCGGGGTTCGAGTCGGGGTGAGGGGGTGGAGTTGCCGACTTCGCTGCAAGGGTTTGCGGATTTAAAGTTGTCGCATCCTTATTATTGGTCGGCTTTTGTGATGATTGGGAGTCCTTGGTGA
- a CDS encoding aminotransferase class I and II: MSLRTVTATRYVTPLREGGSLPAIVEADDDGMYVLKFRGAGQGAKSLIAEVVAGEIARASGLPIPELVFVELDPELARTEPDPEIQDLIRASAGLNLALDYLPGSITFDPIAGKSDADLASEIVWFDAFVTNIDRTSRNANMLVWHRRLWLIDHGAALYFHHTWKDYLSRSRDRFPPIKDHVLLRFASTLEAANSKMTQRLTPDIIRNIVKLIPDTWLVGDSPFSDSNQHRDAYIEYLLNRLESPHIFLEEAISARSISV; the protein is encoded by the coding sequence ATCAGCTTGCGAACAGTCACTGCTACCAGGTATGTCACTCCCTTGCGCGAGGGCGGGTCGCTGCCGGCGATCGTCGAAGCAGATGATGATGGTATGTACGTGCTCAAATTTCGCGGTGCGGGCCAGGGAGCCAAATCTCTGATCGCCGAGGTAGTGGCGGGAGAGATTGCTCGCGCCTCCGGGCTCCCAATCCCCGAACTCGTCTTTGTTGAACTCGATCCCGAACTGGCTCGCACTGAGCCTGACCCGGAAATTCAAGATTTGATCCGAGCAAGTGCTGGCCTCAACCTCGCCCTCGACTATCTCCCGGGCTCGATCACATTTGACCCGATAGCGGGGAAGTCCGATGCGGATCTGGCCTCAGAAATCGTCTGGTTCGATGCTTTTGTAACCAACATCGATCGCACGTCGCGCAATGCAAATATGCTGGTATGGCACCGCCGGCTTTGGCTGATCGATCACGGTGCGGCCCTCTACTTCCACCACACCTGGAAAGATTATCTCTCGCGCAGCCGCGATCGTTTCCCCCCAATCAAAGACCACGTTCTGCTGCGTTTTGCCAGTACGTTGGAAGCGGCAAATTCAAAGATGACTCAAAGGCTAACGCCGGACATCATTCGCAACATTGTTAAACTAATTCCTGATACTTGGCTGGTGGGAGATTCTCCTTTCAGCGATAGCAACCAACATCGGGATGCTTATATCGAGTACCTGCTAAATCGGTTAGAATCACCACATATTTTTTTGGAGGAGGCGATTAGTGCCCGATCGATTTCTGTATGA
- a CDS encoding ribonuclease HI has product MTTPKIKSLYTDGACSGNPGPGGWGAVVCFADGNCHELGGGDPQTTNNRMEMQAAVAALEFFANSGQTEPVTVYTDSEYVKNGITKWIQGWKNKGWKTSTGKDVVNQDLWHLLDKLNSRQIKWEHVRGHSGDFYNDRCDEIARSFSHNLTPELQQQKPTAGETQAGTFVSAATPPLGSENTIVSEGTDTTGNKTIESYVITSDLPISNSTMMDSTADTLENLPREVRVQDLRNLIETLHIADEVATKGYLITSSELADLMDVNASAVTSRGDNWVWRNWVVSRVRREGNQILWQLERIDHVSTTD; this is encoded by the coding sequence ATGACAACTCCCAAAATCAAAAGCCTCTACACAGACGGCGCTTGTTCCGGCAACCCAGGCCCAGGTGGCTGGGGTGCAGTAGTTTGCTTCGCCGACGGCAACTGTCACGAACTCGGGGGTGGAGACCCCCAAACTACTAACAACCGCATGGAAATGCAGGCGGCCGTCGCTGCGCTGGAATTTTTTGCCAATTCCGGTCAAACCGAACCAGTCACTGTTTACACCGACAGCGAATACGTTAAAAACGGCATCACCAAATGGATTCAAGGCTGGAAAAATAAAGGCTGGAAAACCTCAACCGGCAAAGATGTTGTCAACCAAGACCTCTGGCACCTGCTAGACAAGCTGAATTCCCGGCAAATCAAGTGGGAACACGTCCGTGGCCACTCCGGCGACTTCTACAACGACAGATGCGATGAAATCGCCCGCAGCTTCTCCCACAATCTCACTCCCGAACTGCAACAGCAGAAACCAACTGCAGGTGAGACTCAGGCGGGCACTTTTGTCAGCGCGGCCACACCGCCTCTAGGTTCGGAAAACACAATTGTTTCGGAAGGAACGGACACAACTGGTAACAAAACGATAGAATCCTATGTCATAACTTCTGACCTTCCGATCTCCAACTCTACCATGATGGACTCAACTGCCGATACCCTGGAGAACTTGCCCCGCGAGGTGAGGGTTCAGGACCTCCGCAATCTGATCGAAACGTTGCACATCGCCGACGAGGTTGCGACGAAAGGCTACTTGATTACCAGTTCTGAACTGGCTGATTTGATGGATGTAAATGCCAGCGCTGTCACCAGTCGGGGAGACAACTGGGTTTGGCGAAATTGGGTAGTTTCGCGGGTGCGGCGCGAAGGCAACCAAATTCTCTGGCAATTAGAGAGAATCGACCACGTTAGTACAACTGATTAG
- a CDS encoding DUF3037 domain-containing protein, whose protein sequence is MPDRFLYDYAIIRVVPKVEREEFINVGAIVSCGTKKFLEARIEIDEQRLMAIDSTLDLEMIRNHLAVIPIICAGGKESGAIGQLPHRERFHWLVAPRSTIVQTSRVHTGFCQNLPGAIEHLLDTMVRSSCRKPSVNARLLAAGIDTHEMRSHSS, encoded by the coding sequence GTGCCCGATCGATTTCTGTATGATTACGCCATTATCCGCGTCGTTCCCAAAGTTGAGCGCGAGGAGTTTATCAACGTCGGGGCGATCGTTTCCTGCGGTACGAAAAAATTCCTCGAAGCCCGTATCGAGATAGATGAACAGCGCTTGATGGCGATCGACTCAACGTTGGATCTGGAAATGATTCGCAATCACCTAGCAGTCATTCCCATCATTTGTGCAGGCGGCAAGGAATCTGGCGCGATCGGTCAACTTCCCCACAGAGAGCGCTTTCACTGGCTCGTAGCACCCCGCAGTACGATCGTTCAGACATCGCGGGTACACACTGGTTTTTGCCAGAATCTACCGGGTGCGATCGAACACTTGCTCGATACAATGGTGCGATCGTCTTGCCGAAAACCATCTGTAAACGCTCGGTTGCTAGCGGCGGGAATTGACACTCACGAGATGCGATCGCACTCTAGTTAG